The DNA region TATTATAATCTTTATTCCGCAAGTACTTGAATTAATTTAACGGAACCATGGTTTATGGTTCACAAAGCATGTTCACAATTGAATGACAACCAGGTCGCttgaatatcatcaaaattcaATTTCATCAATAAATTAGTTGCTCaaaagttttcaataaataaaataaagaacataatttgcctaaaaactttattaaaaagcttaagataataatatattatgacCTAAGTTAGTGAAGGatacaatattataataataggaAGATTGACATACTAAACTTAATTAATACGTAATCGTTTTATTCACGGTTTTACCACCTATTTaacttaaacaaataaatgatgaaaaatatttattgattgataacatctgataataaaattcaatttgtgGTAGAATAGCAAAATTAATTAGACGcgaattacattaaaaaaaagtccaaatatgATGATAACAATCTGTAATCATTTAATAAATGGAAGCAAACGAGTGCCTATCCATATAAAGCAAGATAAAtactaagaaaaaattatgttttatgaTTATGAATTTCTATATAATTGATAAGTAAATAATTGCTAATATATAAGAAGCAGGGGTACAACTGTTTGGAGTcaaatcagaaaaataaaactctGGATACTTGTACTAAAACTAAATACATCCCTCAATAAACACACTTGCAAAACAATTtgactaattttaaatatcattacAGGTATCTTAATGGAATTACTAAATTGAATATGTTTTAAATGCATTTAGGTACCATAATATTTGAATACTATTGCTGTCCTCATTAAATGGCCAGCAgttatcatgtaaaaaattgcAAACTTACTTCACTTATGATATTAATACGAATATTGCAAACTGTAAGATTGAATGCAAACGTCAGTCCTGAAAATTTTCAACatccaaaattaaattaaccttACAATTTGATAACTCCCAACAACATTAAAAGCCTAAcctttattttcaacaatttcagtttgcaaatttttactAGCGGATATTTTGGTCCTGAATTGTTCAGGAACGGCATGCTCAATATAGTCGTCACCTTTTGGtatcaaaatattcatttcaGAAGACTTTGAGGTTATAATTTCGACGTCTAAGGAGTCATTGCTAAGATACACTTGACATCCATCAGTTTTATCAATGGAAATGGTCGGCACTTTACCTAAGACTTGCATCTGAACTGACTGACAGTTAATAAACTCCATACATGACACCAAACTGTCAAAAACTATAGACGTTTTCTTACAACTGTCCATAGTTATAGAGTTAAGCTTTCCCTTGACTTGTACTGTGGAATTCTCACATTTGTACAAGTAAACAACGTTGTTCATTTCAACGCCATCCACCACAAGATCGGTCTTGTTCTTTTGGTACTCAATAAGCCACTTTTTGCCATCCCTGGTAAAGACAGGTGGCTTGTCATTGCTAACGGGTTTTACTGCTGAAACTGGTTTTTTACACACGGGAGGTTTAAATGGCGCAGGACCTTGCCTCAATGCTGAATTTTTATGAGTTTGCATGTCAGAAGTGACTTTTTTAAGACTTTTGGTTATGTCCTCTCCCTTGTTGATTTCTGCAAAGAGAGCGGAGCGATCTAAACCTGCAAAAAATGCGAGAAAAAGTATCAGATGTCGTTTTAtgtgtaaaaaagttataaaattggCACAAATATTGAGATATATTTGAGCTAAGTTGAATCAGGAACTAGGCTAAGTAATGTACCAAAAACAAAAGCCCTATTATAGTTATTGCTGGAGCAATTTAAATATGTAAGTTGCTTCTCTGGATGCACTTGATATTCATACAAAGGGATACCCACAATTAACATTTCCGTGAGCGGAAGTTGTGTAGTACGCATTTCAGCCTCTTCAGATGGGTatagtacaaaaaataaataattttaaaattatttttattagtgtaTGTGTCTGTTAGTGAGTGTACCATTCTGCTTTTTACAAACATTGGCTTTAAAGCCCACATGAACGCCAATGGCGGATATAAAGATATATCATTTAAATTGTGTATCAGAAAATGGCTCTAGATGCGAAAAAATTTCGtactaattttcagaaaatatctACAGAGGTATCAAACTtatagaagaaaataattttttttcatacttcACCATCTTGTACTTCACAATCTAATATGTCTAGATCCTAAAGACTTTTTGACTCGATTTCATCCAAGGAATACATTCTTGAATTTTGAtgcaatattgaaaaaaagactCTATATGTATATCTAATACAATCATTC from Anthonomus grandis grandis chromosome 8, icAntGran1.3, whole genome shotgun sequence includes:
- the LOC126739376 gene encoding adenylyl cyclase-associated protein 1 isoform X1, which encodes MSVLGFNDIVQGPLAQYLQYSQQIGGDVAEHSNLVKGAFQAQLQYIQLATESAQPSQTEVISLLKPTSDKISAIQDFREKHRSSPFFNHLSAISESIPALGWVTVSPAPSPYVKEMNDAGQFYTNRVLKDWKEKDKTHVNWVKAWIQTLADLQAFVKQYHTTGLVWSGKGAPKAGGIPPPPPGCPPPPPVLDFDSAAAAGDADRSALFAEINKGEDITKSLKKVTSDMQTHKNSALRQGPAPFKPPVCKKPVSAVKPVSNDKPPVFTRDGKKWLIEYQKNKTDLVVDGVEMNNVVYLYKCENSTVQVKGKLNSITMDSCKKTSIVFDSLVSCMEFINCQSVQMQVLGKVPTISIDKTDGCQVYLSNDSLDVEIITSKSSEMNILIPKGDDYIEHAVPEQFRTKISASKNLQTEIVENKG
- the LOC126739376 gene encoding adenylyl cyclase-associated protein 1 isoform X2; this encodes MSVLGFNDIVQGPLAQYLQYSQQIGGDVAEHSNLVKGAFQAQLQYIQLATESAQPSQTEVISLLKPTSDKISAIQDFREKHRSSPFFNHLSAISESIPALGWVTVSPAPSPYVKEMNDAGQFYTNRVLKDWKEKDKTHVNWVKAWIQTLADLQAFVKQYHTTGLVWSGKGAPKAGGIPPPPPGCPPPPPVLDFDSAAAAGDAGLDRSALFAEINKGEDITKSLKKVTSDMQTHKNSALRQGPAPFKPPVCKKPVSAVKPVSNDKPPVFTRDGKKWLIEYQKNKTDLVVDGVEMNNVVYLYKCENSTVQVKGKLNSITMDSCKKTSIVFDSLVSCMEFINCQSVQMQVLGKVPTISIDKTDGCQVYLSNDSLDVEIITSKSSEMNILIPKGDDYIEHAVPEQFRTKISASKNLQTEIVENKG